From the genome of Triticum aestivum cultivar Chinese Spring chromosome 3B, IWGSC CS RefSeq v2.1, whole genome shotgun sequence, one region includes:
- the LOC123072066 gene encoding delta(3,5)-Delta(2,4)-dienoyl-CoA isomerase, peroxisomal — MASGGSSDAEAELRRGFKALAVTRPDPAAAVYEVRLSRPAQRNALSPDSFAEIPRAMALLDRVPAARAVVLSAAGPHFCAGIELGGPGNPLTAPFSRGADPAAAAEGLRRAILGMQAALTAVELCRKPVIAAVHGACVGGGVDLVAACDIRYCSKDATFVLKEVDMAIVADLGALQRLPRIVGYGNAADLALTGRRITAAEAKEMGLVSRVFDSKQELDAGVAKIAKEISEKSANAVMGTKAVLLRSRDITVEQGLEHVATWNSGMLRSNDLMEAIKAFMEKRKPVFSKL, encoded by the exons ATGGCCAGCGGCGGCTCGTCGGACGCGGAGGCGGAGCTGCGGCGGGGCTTCAAGGCCCTGGCCGTGACGCGGCCGGACCCGGCGGCCGCGGTCTACGAGGTGCGCCTCAGCCGCCCCGCGCAGCGCAACGCGCTCAGCCCGGACTCCTTCGCGGAGATCCCGCGCGCCATGGCGCTGCTCGACCGCGTCCCCGCCGCGCGCGCCGTCGTGCTCTCCGCCGCGGGCCCGCACTTCTGCGCGGGCATCGAGCTCGGCGGGCCCGGGAACCCGCTCACCGCGCCCTTCAGCCGGGGCGCCGACCCCGCGGCCGCGGCCGAGGGGCTCCGCCGCGCGATCCTCGGCATGCAAGCCGCGCTCACCGCCGTCGAGCTGTGCCGGAAGCCCGTCATCGCGGCCGTGCACGGCGCCtgcgtcggcggcggcgtcgacctcgtcgccgcctgcGACATACGCTACTGCTCCAAGGACGCCACGTTCGTGCTCAAGGAGGTGGACATGGCCATCGTCGCCGACCTCGGCGCGCTGCAGCGCCTGCCGCGGATCGTCGGCTACGGGAACGCGGCGGACCTCGCGCTCACCGGCCGCAGGATCACCGCCGCGGAGGCCAAGGAGATGGGGCTCGTCAGCAGGGTGTTCGATTCCAAGCAGGAGCTGGATGCCGGTGTTGCGAAGATCGCCAAAG AAATATCAGAGAAGTCGGCAAACGCAGTGATGGGAACGAAGGCAGTTCTACTGAGAAGCAGAGATATCACAGTAGAGCAGGGTCTGGAACATGTAGCGACTTGGAATTCTGGAATGCTGAGATCTAATGACCTGATGGAGGCCATCAAAGCTTTCATGGAGAAGCGGAAGCCTGTTTTCTCTAAACTCTGA